The following proteins come from a genomic window of Candidatus Thermoplasmatota archaeon:
- a CDS encoding menaquinone biosynthesis protein encodes MTRLGMIDFLNSRPVYHALVAGHVPRPVGLELVRGPPAALNRALVEGAVDVASVSSVHYARHADDLVLLPGLSINSTGFVHSVNLVYRGSRETLRGGRIAVTDESATSEVLLRILLRESLKVDATPFQTTVDPEEIGVSVEGALLIGDQALRAALAYPHLGRTDLGDAWTALTGTPMVFGLWCARRSWAEANPAAFREVRDALVASKAWGDANRFAIVEAARRDLQFAYSRAFLSAYFRDLRYDLGAKESAGLAAFFERAHAIGAIPRPPRVVVPEAAP; translated from the coding sequence GTGACGCGCCTCGGCATGATCGACTTCCTGAACTCGCGGCCCGTGTACCACGCGCTCGTGGCGGGCCACGTTCCGCGACCCGTGGGACTCGAGCTCGTGCGGGGCCCGCCCGCGGCGCTCAACCGCGCGCTCGTCGAAGGCGCCGTGGACGTCGCGAGCGTTTCGAGCGTGCATTACGCGCGCCACGCGGACGACCTCGTGCTTCTTCCCGGCCTCTCGATCAACAGCACGGGCTTCGTGCACTCCGTGAACCTCGTCTACCGCGGAAGCCGCGAGACGCTCCGCGGAGGCCGCATCGCCGTCACCGACGAGTCCGCGACGAGCGAGGTGCTCCTGCGCATCCTCCTTCGCGAGTCGCTCAAGGTCGACGCGACGCCGTTCCAGACGACGGTCGACCCGGAGGAGATTGGCGTGTCGGTCGAGGGCGCGCTCCTCATCGGCGACCAGGCCCTCCGCGCCGCGCTCGCCTACCCGCACCTCGGGCGGACGGACCTCGGCGACGCCTGGACCGCGCTCACGGGAACGCCCATGGTGTTCGGCCTCTGGTGCGCGCGCCGATCGTGGGCCGAGGCGAATCCCGCCGCCTTCCGCGAGGTGCGCGACGCGCTCGTCGCCTCGAAGGCGTGGGGCGACGCGAACCGCTTCGCGATCGTCGAGGCCGCGCGACGCGACCTCCAGTTCGCCTACTCGCGCGCCTTTCTCAGCGCGTACTTCCGCGACCTGCGCTACGACCTCGGCGCGAAGGAATCCGCGGGCCTCGCCGCGTTCTTCGAGCGCGCGCACGCGATCGGCGCGATCCCTCGCCCGCCGCGCGTCGTCGTCCCGGAGGCCGCGCCGTGA
- a CDS encoding CofH family radical SAM protein — MSQALDQAARRLERRERLPDDEAEALFAERDVLALGALADRVRRARHGDRVYYRDDLNLNHTNVCAADCGFCAFYRKPGEKGAYVLSLSDIEAKARAAVEAGITEFHVVGGMTPECDLEYLEAMFRALKRVAPEVEIQGMTGVEVDFLAKLEKLSIEATLKRLVAAGLDSIPGGGAEVFHPEARKRMMATKIAGDRFLEVHETAHRLGIPTNVSILYGHVETPAERIDHLRRIRELQDKTGGFRAFTALRWNPENTALHAKTGAPGSTAFDDLRMVAIARLYLDNVDHVKLPWITIGKPMAQVALNWGVDDIGGSAFEERILDAAGARTWALVRNSDVPRYIREAGFEPVYAYGSYRTIRREEAVA, encoded by the coding sequence ATGAGCCAGGCCCTCGACCAGGCGGCGCGGCGCCTCGAGCGCCGCGAGCGCCTCCCGGACGACGAGGCCGAGGCCCTCTTTGCGGAGCGCGACGTCCTCGCCCTCGGCGCGCTCGCGGACCGCGTCCGTCGCGCGCGGCACGGCGACCGCGTCTACTACCGCGACGACCTCAACCTCAACCACACGAACGTGTGCGCCGCGGACTGCGGCTTCTGCGCGTTCTACCGCAAGCCCGGCGAGAAGGGCGCCTACGTGCTCTCGCTTTCGGACATCGAGGCGAAGGCGCGCGCGGCCGTCGAGGCCGGCATCACCGAGTTCCACGTCGTGGGCGGCATGACGCCCGAGTGCGACCTCGAATACCTCGAGGCCATGTTCCGCGCGCTCAAGCGCGTCGCGCCCGAGGTCGAGATCCAGGGCATGACGGGCGTGGAGGTCGACTTCCTCGCGAAGCTCGAGAAGCTTTCGATCGAGGCGACGCTGAAGCGCCTCGTCGCGGCGGGCCTCGATTCGATCCCCGGCGGCGGCGCGGAGGTCTTCCACCCGGAGGCGCGCAAGCGCATGATGGCGACGAAGATCGCGGGCGACCGCTTCCTCGAGGTCCACGAGACGGCGCACCGTCTCGGGATCCCCACGAACGTCTCCATCCTCTACGGCCACGTCGAGACGCCCGCGGAGCGCATCGACCACCTTCGCCGCATCCGCGAGCTGCAGGACAAGACGGGCGGCTTCCGCGCCTTCACCGCGCTCCGGTGGAATCCCGAGAACACGGCGCTCCACGCGAAGACGGGCGCGCCGGGGTCGACCGCGTTCGACGACCTGCGCATGGTCGCGATCGCGCGCCTCTACCTCGACAACGTCGACCACGTCAAGCTCCCGTGGATCACGATCGGGAAGCCGATGGCGCAGGTCGCGTTGAACTGGGGCGTCGACGACATCGGCGGCTCCGCGTTCGAGGAGCGCATCCTCGACGCGGCCGGCGCGCGCACGTGGGCGCTCGTCAGGAACTCGGACGTCCCGCGCTACATCCGCGAGGCCGGCTTCGAGCCCGTCTACGCCTATGGTTCGTACCGGACGATCCGCCGCGAGGAGGCGGTCGCGTGA
- a CDS encoding CPBP family intramembrane glutamic endopeptidase: MLSPFIRMALNVYETIDLLFRYTVLQPIPEQVLWASAWRHYVDYLVIPALGLLLVANRFPFVQTRDARASLAAWGAALREQGLRWRFGAVHDTANGLALFLVLLVAYIGSLMVVLNALKGVDQGDETRVFENLTPPLILVLALAAGLTEEFVFRGILMNALARWMPLGLAVTLQAAFFGLVHAGYGTISHVVGPFVFGLAMAWVTLRLGLVPAIILHTNVDVLAFSLHVVGKKPEVLWFVILLVVLNVAAAFVVRGDPYRALLGRPTKRLADREAPPVAAPGTITVAGDREAVLVPFDG; the protein is encoded by the coding sequence GTGCTCTCGCCCTTCATCCGGATGGCGCTCAACGTCTACGAGACGATCGACCTCCTCTTCCGGTACACGGTCCTCCAGCCCATCCCCGAGCAAGTCCTCTGGGCGAGCGCGTGGCGGCACTATGTCGACTACCTCGTCATCCCCGCCCTCGGCCTCCTCCTCGTCGCGAACCGGTTCCCGTTCGTGCAGACGCGCGACGCCCGGGCGAGCCTCGCGGCGTGGGGCGCGGCGCTTCGCGAGCAGGGCCTCCGGTGGCGCTTCGGCGCGGTCCACGACACCGCGAACGGCCTCGCCCTCTTCCTCGTCCTTCTCGTCGCCTACATCGGCTCCCTCATGGTGGTGCTGAACGCGCTCAAGGGCGTCGACCAGGGCGACGAGACGCGGGTGTTCGAGAACCTCACGCCGCCCCTCATCCTCGTCCTCGCGCTCGCCGCGGGCCTCACCGAGGAGTTCGTGTTCCGCGGCATCCTCATGAACGCGCTTGCGCGCTGGATGCCGCTCGGACTCGCCGTGACGCTCCAGGCCGCGTTCTTCGGCCTCGTCCACGCCGGGTACGGAACGATCAGCCACGTCGTCGGGCCTTTCGTCTTCGGCCTCGCGATGGCGTGGGTGACGCTGCGGCTCGGCCTCGTCCCCGCCATCATCCTCCACACGAACGTGGACGTCCTCGCCTTCAGCCTGCACGTCGTCGGGAAGAAGCCGGAGGTCCTCTGGTTCGTCATCCTGCTCGTCGTCCTCAACGTCGCCGCCGCCTTCGTCGTGCGGGGCGACCCGTACCGGGCCCTCCTCGGCCGCCCCACGAAGCGCCTCGCGGACCGCGAGGCGCCGCCCGTCGCCGCCCCCGGGACCATCACCGTCGCGGGCGACCGCGAGGCGGTCCTCGTGCCCTTCGACGGCTGA
- the rpe gene encoding ribulose-phosphate 3-epimerase produces MTPAPRPVKVAPSILAADFGRLAEDVRRADAGGADWIHVDVMDGRFVPNISFGAPVMAAVRKATAKPFDVHLMILEPERYLADFAKAGAQIITVHQEACPHLHRTIQMIHDLGCKAGVALNPSTSLSTVEDVVGDLDLLLVMTVNPGFGGQKFIASMLPKIERARALLDRAGSGAELEVDGGVTAENAPLARKAGATALVAGSSVYGNKGDLAPVIRAIRGDG; encoded by the coding sequence ATGACCCCGGCCCCACGCCCGGTCAAGGTCGCCCCGTCGATCCTCGCCGCCGACTTCGGACGCCTCGCCGAGGACGTCCGGCGCGCGGACGCGGGCGGCGCGGACTGGATCCACGTCGACGTCATGGACGGCCGCTTCGTGCCGAACATCTCGTTCGGGGCCCCCGTCATGGCCGCGGTCCGGAAGGCGACCGCGAAGCCGTTCGACGTCCACCTCATGATCCTCGAGCCCGAGCGCTACCTCGCGGACTTCGCGAAGGCGGGGGCCCAGATCATCACCGTGCACCAGGAGGCCTGCCCGCACCTCCACCGCACGATCCAGATGATCCACGACCTCGGCTGCAAGGCGGGCGTCGCGCTCAACCCGTCCACGAGCCTCTCGACGGTCGAGGACGTGGTCGGCGATCTCGACCTCCTCCTCGTCATGACCGTGAATCCGGGGTTCGGGGGCCAGAAGTTCATCGCCTCCATGCTCCCGAAGATCGAGCGCGCCCGCGCCCTGCTCGATCGCGCCGGGAGCGGCGCCGAGCTCGAGGTGGACGGCGGCGTCACGGCCGAAAACGCGCCGCTTGCCCGCAAGGCGGGGGCGACCGCGCTCGTCGCCGGGTCGAGCGTCTACGGGAACAAGGGCGACCTCGCGCCCGTCATCCGGGCGATCCGCGGCGACGGGTGA
- a CDS encoding PadR family transcriptional regulator — MAEVGPKVMRGLLEAFVLDSLSSAPKHGYALLKEMEEIFGEEPNRNRIYPLLQRLESEGLVRAVEDPEDTRGRTRYEITELGVEALGEYRRMPRPFRDALGRLWSVAPPPEAAPPVQAAPASTPSTASLPTAPPATAVPAASAARVAVDGPPPAGAPYPCATARVAVEREPRTGRLALVLTGCPMGAYDYCPLCPVYKGAKALDALALGADGR, encoded by the coding sequence ATGGCGGAGGTCGGCCCGAAGGTCATGCGGGGCCTTCTCGAGGCGTTCGTCCTCGACAGCCTGTCCTCCGCCCCGAAGCACGGGTATGCCCTCCTCAAGGAGATGGAGGAGATCTTCGGCGAGGAGCCGAACCGCAACCGCATCTACCCGCTTCTCCAAAGGCTCGAAAGCGAGGGCCTCGTGCGCGCGGTCGAGGACCCGGAGGACACGCGCGGCCGCACGCGGTACGAGATCACCGAGCTCGGCGTCGAGGCGCTCGGCGAGTACCGGCGCATGCCGCGCCCGTTCCGCGACGCGCTCGGTCGCCTCTGGAGCGTGGCTCCGCCGCCGGAAGCTGCCCCGCCCGTTCAGGCCGCGCCCGCGTCCACGCCGTCGACCGCGTCGCTTCCGACCGCGCCGCCCGCGACCGCGGTCCCCGCCGCCTCCGCCGCGCGCGTCGCCGTCGACGGCCCGCCGCCCGCGGGGGCCCCCTACCCTTGCGCGACCGCGCGCGTCGCCGTCGAGCGCGAACCCCGGACGGGGCGCCTCGCGCTCGTCCTCACCGGGTGCCCCATGGGCGCCTACGACTACTGCCCCTTGTGTCCCGTCTACAAGGGCGCGAAGGCGCTCGACGCGCTCGCGCTTGGCGCCGACGGCCGCTGA
- a CDS encoding ferric reductase-like transmembrane domain-containing protein, whose product MRSTRRGRLVAMLVFSVVAVGFLASPALGALNASKAFRDPAGEVSDAQCYGHHREEGFRSMDLVPEPLIEVPAGGVFTFNITLVNPWLHTLLEPRALVNVSRAEGISFLGEKDPVIHRIPGVVAADPQRVTEKTFPLEVEENATEITLAVVGEPGALSNNNFFVGIKTPDGAVIDSPGARKLKGQGPTTTATRGNTHDALKLTQADVLAGGTGSWTAVVYFRGLPPEGKFDLTTGVYYNASRVPMQVVKGPSEIPPGGSATFRFQLKASNATSTVNLIYGGMGVAHNLHSDPNAEDYGNFTKWDTLTFAIGKERLVGTQVRIGVTRDAGPVLRSWGQALGFAGSILLIPALVFGGTFGPGSVSVFNRVLGPRRRVLWHNATSFSLLGVASIHMLLFLVEQFWNWSHGALWGGLALAAMIGLGVTGAMQKSFVARWGFERWRYVHFALGVAVVVFVLAHLVLDGTHFAGIREMFGVSGAN is encoded by the coding sequence GTGAGGTCGACCCGCCGCGGCCGTCTTGTCGCGATGCTCGTCTTCTCCGTCGTCGCCGTCGGCTTCCTCGCCTCGCCCGCGCTCGGGGCCCTCAACGCCTCGAAGGCGTTCCGCGACCCCGCGGGCGAAGTCTCGGACGCGCAGTGCTACGGCCACCACCGCGAGGAGGGCTTCCGCAGCATGGACCTCGTCCCCGAGCCCCTCATCGAGGTGCCCGCGGGCGGCGTCTTCACCTTCAACATCACGCTCGTCAACCCCTGGCTGCACACGCTGCTCGAGCCGCGCGCGCTCGTGAACGTGAGCCGCGCCGAGGGCATCTCCTTCCTCGGCGAGAAGGACCCCGTCATCCACCGCATCCCGGGCGTCGTCGCGGCCGACCCCCAACGCGTCACCGAGAAGACATTCCCCCTGGAGGTCGAGGAGAACGCGACCGAGATCACCCTCGCGGTCGTCGGCGAGCCGGGCGCCCTCTCGAACAACAACTTCTTCGTCGGGATCAAGACGCCCGACGGGGCCGTCATCGATTCGCCCGGCGCGCGCAAGCTCAAGGGTCAGGGCCCGACGACGACCGCGACGCGCGGCAACACGCACGACGCGCTGAAGCTCACCCAGGCCGACGTGCTTGCGGGCGGCACGGGGTCGTGGACCGCGGTCGTGTACTTCCGCGGCCTTCCCCCGGAGGGCAAGTTCGATCTGACGACGGGCGTCTACTACAACGCGAGCCGCGTCCCGATGCAGGTCGTGAAAGGGCCGAGCGAGATTCCGCCCGGGGGGTCCGCGACCTTCCGGTTCCAGCTCAAGGCCTCGAACGCGACCTCGACCGTGAACCTCATCTACGGCGGCATGGGCGTCGCGCACAACCTCCACAGCGACCCCAACGCGGAAGATTACGGGAACTTCACGAAGTGGGACACGCTCACCTTCGCGATCGGCAAGGAGCGCCTCGTCGGCACCCAGGTGAGGATCGGCGTCACGCGCGACGCCGGACCCGTGCTCCGCTCCTGGGGCCAGGCCCTCGGCTTCGCGGGCTCCATCCTCCTCATTCCGGCGCTCGTCTTCGGCGGCACCTTCGGGCCTGGAAGCGTCTCCGTCTTCAACCGCGTCCTCGGCCCCCGCCGTCGCGTCCTCTGGCACAACGCGACGAGCTTCAGCCTCCTCGGCGTCGCCTCCATCCACATGCTGCTCTTCCTCGTCGAGCAGTTCTGGAACTGGAGCCATGGCGCCCTCTGGGGCGGCCTCGCGCTCGCCGCGATGATCGGCCTCGGCGTCACGGGCGCGATGCAGAAGTCGTTCGTCGCGCGATGGGGCTTCGAGCGCTGGCGCTACGTGCACTTCGCGCTCGGCGTCGCCGTCGTCGTGTTCGTGCTCGCGCACCTCGTGCTCGACGGCACGCACTTCGCGGGCATCCGCGAGATGTTCGGGGTGAGCGGCGCGAACTGA
- a CDS encoding anthranilate synthase component I family protein: protein MTAPTPGLLVERLPDALTAWEAFLKVHRPGERALFLDSTPEAATTDAERALRRWSFVAWAPRSVLAIRDGRAEVDGRAVAGDAGEALARFVRGAAARFDAGDAPAPFAGGAAGLFAYEALRLVERVPAARADPLGVPDVLLGDYDRVLAFDHAGGRAWLLARDKDAAADAHERLARPAPAVPALGPCRLDTPPPAAAFEAAVARAKTHVAAGDVYQANLSQRLVVLGVEDPVAAYARLRARNPAPFAAFFDAGDFHVLSASPERLARVAGREVEARPIAGTRPRGATAEADRALAAELARDEKERAEHAMLVDLARNDLGRVARFGSVRVDGLAFVETYRSVHHLVSRVVGDLADGADAVDAWRATFPGGTITGAPKVRAMEIIADLEGERRGPYTGALGYLAPASMDLNILIRTLVVKDGRAHLRVGAGIVEDSVPARERAETLAKAKGVLDALGVAR from the coding sequence GTGACGGCCCCGACCCCCGGGCTCCTCGTGGAACGCCTTCCCGACGCGCTCACCGCGTGGGAGGCCTTCCTCAAGGTCCACCGCCCCGGGGAGCGCGCCCTCTTCCTCGATTCCACGCCCGAGGCCGCGACGACCGACGCCGAGCGCGCCTTGCGTCGCTGGTCCTTCGTCGCCTGGGCGCCGCGAAGCGTCCTCGCGATCCGCGACGGACGCGCGGAGGTCGACGGCCGCGCCGTCGCGGGCGATGCCGGCGAAGCGCTCGCGCGCTTCGTGCGCGGGGCGGCCGCGCGCTTCGACGCGGGCGACGCGCCCGCGCCCTTCGCGGGCGGCGCGGCGGGCCTCTTCGCGTACGAGGCCCTCCGGCTCGTCGAGCGCGTCCCCGCCGCTCGCGCGGACCCGCTCGGCGTCCCCGATGTCCTCCTCGGCGATTACGACCGCGTCCTCGCGTTCGACCACGCGGGTGGCCGCGCTTGGCTCCTCGCGCGCGACAAGGACGCGGCGGCGGACGCGCACGAGCGCCTCGCGCGCCCCGCTCCCGCCGTCCCCGCCCTCGGGCCGTGCCGGCTCGACACGCCGCCCCCGGCCGCCGCGTTCGAGGCCGCCGTCGCCCGCGCGAAAACGCACGTCGCCGCGGGCGACGTCTATCAGGCGAACCTCAGCCAGCGCCTCGTCGTCCTCGGCGTCGAGGACCCCGTCGCCGCGTACGCGCGCCTGCGCGCGCGCAACCCGGCCCCGTTCGCCGCGTTTTTCGACGCGGGCGACTTCCACGTCCTCTCCGCCTCTCCGGAGCGCCTCGCGCGCGTCGCGGGCCGCGAGGTCGAGGCGCGTCCCATCGCGGGCACGCGCCCGCGCGGCGCGACTGCGGAGGCCGACCGCGCGCTCGCGGCGGAGCTCGCGCGCGACGAGAAGGAGCGCGCCGAGCACGCGATGCTCGTCGACCTCGCGAGGAACGACCTCGGCCGCGTCGCGCGCTTCGGGAGCGTGCGCGTGGACGGCCTCGCGTTCGTCGAGACGTACCGCAGCGTCCACCACCTCGTGAGCCGGGTCGTGGGCGACCTCGCGGACGGCGCCGACGCGGTGGACGCGTGGCGCGCGACCTTCCCCGGGGGCACGATCACGGGCGCGCCGAAGGTGCGGGCGATGGAGATCATCGCCGACCTCGAGGGCGAGCGGCGGGGCCCGTACACCGGCGCGCTCGGCTACCTCGCGCCCGCCTCGATGGACCTCAACATCCTCATCCGCACGCTCGTCGTCAAGGACGGCCGCGCGCACCTCAGGGTCGGCGCGGGCATCGTCGAGGACTCCGTCCCCGCGCGCGAGCGCGCGGAGACGCTCGCGAAGGCGAAAGGTGTCCTCGACGCCCTGGGGGTCGCCCGATGA
- a CDS encoding aminotransferase class IV, translated as MRRALAWVDGNVVDAAAARVSVLDRGFTLADGCFETMRLYAGLPYALDRHLARLATSARLLDIPLDRAPARPAAVVRALAEAWGPEEDGMLRVTLTRGVAGGVAGPRAEAAAPTLVATVIPVPYPARFYEEGLRAVLLDRPRRAPPEVLDPRAKTLAYLPHVLARREAERRGADEALLLSTDGRLAEATTANVFLVKNGALATPDLATGILDGLTRADVLRLARAEGLAVEERAIDPREAAAADEILLTASVGEVLPVTRLDGRAVGDGRVGAVARRIADLYRLHVKQSLSQGARGVWETIN; from the coding sequence ATGAGGCGCGCCCTCGCGTGGGTCGACGGGAACGTGGTCGACGCCGCCGCCGCGCGCGTGTCGGTCCTCGACCGCGGCTTCACGCTCGCGGACGGCTGCTTCGAGACGATGCGCCTCTACGCGGGCCTGCCGTACGCGCTCGACCGGCACCTCGCGCGCCTCGCGACGAGCGCGCGCCTCCTGGACATCCCGCTCGACCGCGCCCCTGCGCGGCCCGCCGCCGTCGTGCGCGCGCTCGCCGAGGCGTGGGGCCCGGAGGAGGACGGGATGCTGCGCGTCACGCTCACGCGCGGGGTCGCGGGCGGCGTGGCGGGCCCGCGCGCGGAAGCGGCGGCGCCGACCCTCGTGGCGACGGTGATCCCCGTCCCCTATCCGGCGCGCTTCTACGAGGAGGGCCTGCGCGCCGTCCTCCTCGACCGCCCGCGCCGCGCGCCCCCCGAGGTGCTCGACCCGCGCGCGAAGACGCTCGCCTACCTCCCTCACGTGCTCGCGCGCCGCGAAGCCGAGCGGCGCGGCGCCGACGAGGCGCTCCTCCTTTCGACCGACGGCCGCCTCGCGGAAGCGACCACCGCGAACGTGTTCCTGGTCAAAAACGGCGCCCTCGCGACGCCCGACCTCGCGACCGGCATCCTCGACGGCCTCACGCGCGCGGACGTCCTCCGCCTCGCGCGCGCCGAGGGCCTCGCGGTCGAGGAGCGCGCGATCGACCCGCGGGAAGCGGCCGCGGCGGACGAGATCCTCCTCACCGCGAGCGTGGGCGAGGTGCTCCCCGTCACGCGCCTCGACGGCCGCGCCGTGGGCGACGGCCGCGTGGGCGCGGTCGCGCGCCGCATCGCGGACCTCTACCGGCTCCATGTGAAACAGTCGCTTTCGCAGGGGGCGAGGGGAGTTTGGGAAACCATTAACTAA
- a CDS encoding fibronectin type III domain-containing protein has product MTSRPFRLAAAIALLTLTPTMLSTVEAGQPPEPPVVTATAVPKHVSLFWTAPATESGAPVLAYRVYRGSPTCDAASLLAVRESARTLVDKSVALETTYCYYVTAENRFGESAPSAPVTLTVPPVPDLVVTRLDISPSFYCLSVCEPAVAGSENPLGDRLVEVTVANLGAGATVMKTNLTVWACDGAILETCELVGYRQAGLLAPNATLEYQTTWPAFGRVGRFEFCAKVEYGGLEASGPNKACTHEAVLTEGAGFGVMATGSIACFERDFDDRGGLSSPTRQVQWVGASILYGFLIPSPPWYRLCSSDPSWAWGARWD; this is encoded by the coding sequence TTGACGTCGCGCCCCTTCCGTCTCGCGGCGGCCATCGCACTCCTGACGCTCACGCCCACGATGCTCTCGACGGTCGAGGCGGGCCAGCCGCCGGAACCGCCCGTCGTCACGGCCACCGCGGTGCCGAAGCACGTGTCCCTCTTCTGGACCGCGCCTGCCACCGAGTCCGGCGCGCCCGTGCTCGCCTACAGGGTCTACCGCGGGTCCCCGACCTGCGACGCGGCCTCGCTTCTCGCCGTGCGCGAATCCGCGCGCACCCTCGTCGACAAGAGCGTCGCGCTCGAAACCACCTACTGCTACTACGTGACGGCCGAGAACCGCTTCGGCGAGAGCGCGCCGAGCGCCCCCGTCACGCTCACCGTGCCGCCCGTTCCCGATCTCGTCGTCACGCGGCTCGACATTTCGCCCAGCTTCTACTGCCTCAGCGTTTGCGAACCAGCGGTCGCGGGCAGCGAGAACCCGCTCGGCGACCGTCTCGTGGAAGTCACGGTCGCCAACCTTGGCGCGGGCGCGACGGTCATGAAGACGAACCTCACCGTGTGGGCGTGCGATGGCGCGATTCTGGAAACGTGCGAACTCGTGGGCTACCGGCAAGCGGGCCTCCTTGCGCCGAACGCTACGCTCGAGTACCAGACGACGTGGCCCGCCTTCGGGCGCGTGGGGCGCTTCGAATTTTGCGCGAAGGTGGAATACGGCGGCCTCGAAGCTTCCGGGCCGAACAAGGCCTGCACTCACGAAGCGGTGCTGACGGAAGGTGCGGGATTCGGGGTGATGGCGACGGGCTCGATCGCATGTTTCGAACGCGACTTCGACGACCGCGGAGGCTTGAGTTCGCCGACGAGACAAGTGCAATGGGTGGGGGCCAGCATTCTTTATGGGTTTCTCATTCCCTCTCCCCCCTGGTATCGCCTTTGTTCCTCGGACCCGTCGTGGGCGTGGGGCGCCCGTTGGGATTGA
- a CDS encoding right-handed parallel beta-helix repeat-containing protein: MRIRGKASLAVFILVVPTVLVAAPVALAEGGFERLSTLNPVPVNTTVVKRGEHAIWSNGSFRFQHTVTIEMGGRATLLDAAAEFAAGSGGFLVRSGGTLDVLRSTLDPAAGSAYRVLAEAGSTLVLANSTVTGGQGVRVETSKATVDDNTFQSIPLALHLVGTSITVERNTFLANAVGVNQTGGFPVLRANRFEGGTYCVRDWLSDPTIDGNEMLGCSYGIWHERSESLLVNNRMIDKADPPGTGMAVVDTMSPVIRGNNISNWGTGILIRNARAYIRENTIHGNVLDGVRVERNSAPMDITSNHIYKNGRDGIHLSFVSKVPVTDNRVGSNGRHGLYAAFIASTEVRDNTFSGNGGDGVRISPGNNLVLEGNMARSNAGTGFVIGAVSTATLDWNFAWYNKLDGYEIRGASVHLEGGEAGVNGRDGFAVVNAYEVTGEAPRAYSNGGAGFRFAATQGVSMTAPLANMNRDGFLVEHGNENVVLARPTAYANARDGLRSLAGPTSAREGAWVGNAGYGIQNLDALNVVDAILGYWGAPTGPTVAPATVGKGDRVSTGVLFAPFAPGRLN; the protein is encoded by the coding sequence ATGCGTATCCGTGGGAAGGCGTCGCTCGCCGTCTTCATCCTCGTCGTCCCGACCGTCCTCGTCGCGGCGCCCGTCGCGCTCGCCGAAGGGGGCTTCGAGCGGCTTTCGACGCTGAACCCGGTCCCGGTGAACACGACGGTCGTGAAGCGCGGGGAGCACGCGATCTGGTCGAACGGGTCCTTCCGCTTCCAGCACACGGTCACGATCGAAATGGGCGGCCGCGCGACGCTCCTCGACGCCGCGGCCGAGTTCGCGGCCGGAAGCGGCGGGTTCCTCGTCCGGTCGGGCGGGACGCTCGACGTCCTCCGGTCCACGCTCGACCCCGCCGCGGGAAGCGCATACCGCGTCCTCGCGGAGGCCGGATCGACGCTCGTGCTCGCGAACAGCACCGTCACGGGCGGGCAGGGCGTGCGCGTCGAGACGTCGAAGGCGACCGTCGACGACAACACGTTCCAGTCGATCCCGCTCGCGCTGCACCTCGTCGGAACCAGCATCACGGTCGAACGCAACACCTTCCTCGCGAACGCCGTCGGCGTGAACCAGACGGGCGGATTTCCCGTCCTCCGCGCGAACCGCTTCGAGGGCGGCACGTACTGCGTGCGCGACTGGCTCTCGGACCCCACGATCGACGGGAACGAGATGCTCGGTTGCTCGTACGGCATCTGGCACGAGCGCAGCGAATCCCTGCTTGTCAACAATCGGATGATCGACAAGGCCGACCCGCCGGGAACGGGCATGGCGGTCGTCGACACGATGTCCCCCGTGATCCGCGGGAACAACATCTCGAACTGGGGCACGGGCATCCTCATCCGCAACGCCCGCGCCTACATCCGCGAGAACACAATCCACGGGAACGTTCTCGATGGCGTTCGCGTGGAGCGCAACTCCGCGCCGATGGACATCACGTCGAACCACATCTACAAGAACGGCCGCGACGGCATTCACCTCTCGTTCGTGTCCAAGGTCCCCGTCACCGACAACCGCGTCGGAAGCAACGGTCGGCACGGACTCTACGCCGCGTTCATCGCGTCGACCGAGGTCCGCGACAACACGTTCTCGGGAAACGGCGGCGACGGCGTCCGCATCTCGCCCGGGAACAACCTTGTGCTCGAAGGCAACATGGCGCGCTCGAACGCCGGCACGGGGTTCGTGATCGGCGCCGTCTCGACCGCGACGCTCGACTGGAACTTTGCCTGGTACAACAAGCTCGACGGCTACGAGATCCGGGGCGCCTCCGTCCACCTCGAAGGCGGGGAGGCCGGCGTGAACGGCCGCGACGGCTTCGCCGTCGTGAACGCCTATGAGGTCACGGGCGAGGCGCCCCGCGCGTACAGCAACGGCGGCGCGGGCTTCCGCTTCGCCGCCACGCAGGGCGTCTCGATGACCGCGCCGCTTGCGAACATGAACCGCGACGGTTTCCTCGTCGAGCACGGCAACGAGAACGTCGTCCTCGCGCGGCCCACGGCCTACGCGAACGCGCGCGACGGGTTGCGCAGCCTCGCGGGCCCGACGAGCGCGCGCGAGGGCGCCTGGGTCGGCAACGCCGGATACGGCATCCAGAACCTCGACGCCCTGAACGTGGTCGACGCGATCCTCGGATACTGGGGCGCGCCGACGGGTCCTACGGTGGCGCCCGCGACCGTCGGCAAGGGCGATCGCGTCTCGACCGGCGTCCTCTTCGCGCCGTTCGCGCCGGGCCGCTTGAATTGA